A single genomic interval of Syntrophobotulus glycolicus DSM 8271 harbors:
- the ytvI gene encoding sporulation integral membrane protein YtvI, with protein sequence MADVSKKSTLIRNLNLLIKIAAILLALKLFTYTFVDFLPVLGSVLSRLFSAFSPFILGIIFAFLMEPLVQKLCRNFRIKRVYSSILALSCIVFLMILLMIIAGNRLYHELADLTAAFPGLYENNMAFVGNQIDNIEKYIRLNPEIQNALKSSSQEIFSYAQVAVKNGSIGLLNILGSLPGFLVVIMVLVVSTLLTSISYPAVKEWFFRRFKEPLASKTRIVAAELGSALIGFLRAESILLSVTSLVVITGLLIIGNEYAFTLGLLTGLMDLLPVIGPGVIFIPWAIIVFISSGIGPALKILAVYAAATVIRQILEPKIMSHNIGLHPLPTLISMYVGLNLLGAAGIILGPTVIVIYEACRKAGLFNRKE encoded by the coding sequence ATGGCTGATGTGAGTAAAAAGAGCACTCTGATCAGAAACCTAAATTTATTGATTAAGATTGCGGCTATTCTCTTGGCGCTAAAATTATTTACATATACTTTTGTTGATTTTCTCCCCGTACTGGGATCCGTATTAAGCAGATTGTTCTCTGCCTTCAGTCCATTTATCCTGGGGATTATCTTTGCTTTCCTGATGGAGCCGCTGGTGCAGAAATTGTGCAGGAATTTTAGAATAAAAAGGGTGTATTCTTCGATCTTGGCCTTATCCTGCATCGTATTTTTAATGATCCTGCTGATGATAATAGCCGGAAACCGGTTGTACCATGAACTGGCGGACTTAACAGCGGCTTTTCCGGGATTATATGAAAATAATATGGCTTTTGTCGGCAATCAGATCGACAATATTGAAAAATATATCCGGCTGAATCCAGAAATCCAAAATGCACTGAAATCATCTTCTCAGGAGATTTTTTCCTATGCTCAGGTTGCCGTAAAAAATGGAAGCATCGGTTTGTTAAATATTCTTGGATCATTGCCCGGATTCTTGGTCGTGATCATGGTGCTGGTGGTTTCCACTTTGCTGACAAGCATCAGCTATCCAGCCGTTAAGGAATGGTTTTTCAGAAGATTTAAAGAACCATTGGCCTCCAAGACAAGAATAGTGGCGGCTGAATTAGGAAGCGCGCTGATCGGTTTTTTGAGGGCAGAATCAATTTTGCTTTCCGTCACATCCTTGGTCGTGATTACAGGATTACTGATTATTGGCAATGAATATGCGTTCACTTTAGGTTTGCTGACAGGATTGATGGATTTGCTGCCGGTCATTGGTCCGGGGGTGATTTTCATCCCCTGGGCAATAATTGTTTTTATCAGTTCCGGGATTGGTCCCGCCTTGAAGATTTTGGCGGTCTATGCAGCGGCCACTGTAATCAGGCAAATCTTGGAGCCTAAGATTATGTCGCACAACATCGGACTGCATCCTTTACCAACTCTGATTTCCATGTATGTGGGGCTTAATTTGCTTGGCGCAGCCGGAATAATTCTCGGGCCGACAGTAATCGTCATTTATGAGGCCTGCCGCAAAGCGGGTTTATTTAATCGTAAGGAGTAA
- a CDS encoding phosphatidate cytidylyltransferase, with protein sequence MAKRILSAVIGVPFLLFFIWVGGWFLAAMVMVISLIALNEYLLIGKQADILKHNRLIIIFYCMVWSVVLLAGLNNLILPLIMGWFILIFGSYAIYYPDIAFSEVSYLFLAILYPVGLLCLLNNLRGLEQGLLWCLFTFFVVWLSDTGAFFIGSAFGQRKLAPKVSPNKSIEGALGGIAAGALIGLGFALFTQIGTVLAMVLLAVVSSVAAMIGDLFESSLKRMAGVKDSGTLIPGHGGVLDRFDSLLFALPVVYFAVLLGFMGK encoded by the coding sequence TATTCTTCATATGGGTCGGAGGATGGTTTTTAGCGGCAATGGTTATGGTCATTTCCCTGATTGCGTTAAACGAGTATTTGCTCATAGGGAAACAAGCAGATATTCTTAAACATAACAGGCTGATCATCATTTTTTATTGTATGGTATGGAGTGTCGTGCTTTTGGCCGGTTTAAACAATCTGATTCTTCCATTAATCATGGGCTGGTTTATTTTGATTTTTGGAAGCTATGCCATCTATTATCCGGATATCGCATTTAGCGAGGTTTCATATCTTTTTCTGGCCATCCTTTATCCTGTTGGGCTTCTATGCCTTTTAAACAATTTAAGAGGGCTGGAGCAGGGATTGCTCTGGTGTTTGTTTACCTTCTTTGTCGTGTGGCTATCGGATACTGGCGCTTTTTTTATTGGTTCGGCATTTGGACAAAGAAAATTAGCGCCCAAGGTAAGTCCAAACAAATCCATAGAAGGGGCTTTGGGCGGGATAGCGGCGGGGGCGCTTATTGGTTTGGGTTTTGCGCTGTTTACTCAGATAGGGACCGTTTTAGCGATGGTACTGCTTGCTGTTGTTTCATCCGTAGCGGCAATGATCGGCGACCTTTTTGAGTCTTCTCTGAAAAGGATGGCCGGAGTAAAAGATTCAGGGACACTTATTCCCGGTCATGGCGGAGTTTTAGACCGGTTTGACAGTCTCCTTTTCGCTTTGCCGGTAGTTTATTTTGCGGTCCTGCTGGGATTTATGGGTAAATAA